The genomic interval CGCTTACAACACCACCTTGCTCTGAGGTCGTCAATTGGTTTGTCTTCCCAAAACATAttgaaatttcaaaaaaatatgtaagctAAACAGCCGTTTATTAAGTATTCCACTATTAATATACAACATGGTAGTTGCAAAACCTGTGGCTGTTGACAGACGAGCGCGGCAAGCCTCTGGTCAACAATTATCGCAATTTACAACGTCTATGCAATCGTACTGTGTATTATCGAAATGCAAGCAAATGAATACTGCACAATAATTGAGATGCAACTTACGGCTACTCTAATGCTCATCGCTTGTTGCAGCAAGTTGCATCAACAATTATCGATTTAAAAAGCATCGCAAATGCATTAAACTGGAAAGGTGCCCTAATTGAACTGTGCTTGCATTCGAAACGTAAATAGGTATCGGTAATagctatttttaataatacatataaattatttttactgGCTTTGTATTACTGAATGcctatatatagtatatttatgtattccACAACTTGCACAAATCAAATTGCTGTCTaccaacaataaaaattcataGTCCTTCCGAAAACAATTGCGCTCTTCTcactttcatattattatagtgtcattcttttaaaataaaaatatcaaagtgccaaaacaataaaaaaaaaaaaaaaaacaccagatctcatgaaataaaataaaaaaaagtgcagATACATTCAAGATGCAATGCGAGGACACTAAGAGACGTGATAAGTTGCCCATCGTCTACTCCAAGAATTATTCCGTGCGCTTTGCTGGCCTTGAAAAGCTTCATCCTTTCGATGCAGCCAAAGGAAAGCATATACAACgggtacatacatatatacatagctatccataaagtataaataCCTTTTTATTGCGTTATGCTTTCAGTTGCTATGTGCTGAACTGTCGCTTGAGTGCGGTGATTTCTATGACCCACTTGAGATTACCAAAACAGAATTGCTACGAGTACACACTTCCAAGTATTTAAAGTCCCTCAAATGGAGTGCCAACGTAGCTTGTATCGCGGAGGTTCCGGTCTTGATGTTTTTGCCAAATTTCACAGTACAAAGTGGATATCTGCGTCCAATGCGTTACCAAACGGCTGGCTCAATACTGGCTGGTAAACTAGCCCTGGAATATGGTTGGGCCATTAACTTGGGCGGTGGATTCCATCATTGCTGCTCGTACAAGGGCGGTGGCTTTTGTCCTTATGCAGATATTACTTTGCTCCTTGTACGGTTGTTTGAGTTGGAGTCATCCAGAGTACAGAATGCAATGATTGTTGACTTGGATGCACACCAGGGGAATGGCCATGAGCGGGACTTTAAGAATATAGAGGCTGTCTACATACTTGATATGTACAATGCGTTTGTTTATCCAAAGGATCACGAAGCCAAGCTCAGCATTCGTTGCGGTGTAGAGTTAAAGCATTTGACAGAAGATGCTTACTACTTAAGGCAATTGAGCCGATGTCTGATGCAAGCACTCGCCGAATTTAAGCCAGATGTTGTTATTTATAATGCCGGCACCGATATCCTCAAAGGTGATCCGTTGGGTAATTTAGCCATTAGCGCGGACGGCGTTATTGAACGCGATCGCTTGGTGTTTAGTACGTTTCGAGCGCTGGGTATACCTATCGTTATGTTGCTTAGCGGAGGCTACATGAATTCATCTAAGCATGTAATAGCAGATTCAATTGTAAATCTGCAACGAAAGGGATGGTTAAGTTTGCATTCTTAACTACATAAGGCCATGACTGTAATTTCACTTAAAACTGTACAAATATTGGACACTGTAAGAACGAATACCTCATAAGGAGAAACAATGTGCTGTGAGAAATTGTTAACTGTGCGGTATTACATAGAACGACTGGACGttaaaaatgaacaacaaaatatttaaaaacaaatcttaatcattttaaatctccttttttttataattaaacattAAACTAATCATAAAGATTATGAATTAACTGCGGCTTTATTTATTAGCCTCCTTATAGATTCAGTTTTCTggttatatttataaattctaGTATTAAGCAAACAAGACAGGACAAGAAacaaatacatttgcataaatatcatttaattGCTAATTATGATACAAATATACACTAATTGCTTGTAACGTCTTTGAAATACAAAAgtgtacaaaaacaaatatttattttctagcACTTAAAGTATCTGTTAGactttttttaagttattatgggttatatataattgttatttataattcctataaaattattcaagtatttttgagttttttcttatattaGCTTTTCCTATTAGTTAGGGAGCTTCCCGATTGTCCTGCCACTAACAGGCCGTTGGCGGTGGCAATCTAGAATTGCAAGTTAAATGAGGGTAATACAAaagttaattataaattttaatcgGATCACTAAATATTTTGAAGTGAGAATTGCATGCACAGCTTAGAGTTATGTAATGAAGGCGCTCTTGTGGTTTTTGCTGCAGGGCCGACTTCAAATACATCAATTAAATAatctaaaaataacaaagttagttgaaaattatgaaaaaatagAAGGATTTGAAAGCAAAATATTCTGTGAAAAATACATGAAAGTAATAGCGATATGATGTAGCGATAGCGATAGCAATGCAACAGAATGAAAGGTtacgttcttttttttcaacttaCGCCGCATTACTAGCAGGCACATCTTCAAAGAGCACTTCCCAGCGTGAGctgataatatatattaagcagAAGGAAATTATAAACACCACGATTCCAATGCTTAGAGTGGTTATTTCATGCACATTTGACGGACGTAGGAATATACGTGCGCTGAACTGTGACCAAGTGGACTCAGTCCATGTAGAGTATTGGCCTGAACGCCAATCGTAGTCTGTAATGCAAAAATCAAAGATAAATTCGAATCCAAGAAATCCCAAATAAACTTAGTACTTACCTTCAATGAGAAATGCCGGACTCAGTGCACTTGTAAAATTCTGCGTTGTACGACGACACTCTCCAGTGCCATTGAGGCCGGCAAAATAAAATAGTGGTAGCTGACTGCAGTTTTCTTTTGGCACATTTGGCTCCGGATGTGAGAGCAGAAAGCCGAGCAGTCGATATGTCCAACCTGATGATTCTTGTGAACCACCCAGTACACTTATGTACCTACACATTCGATAAACACATGTTTTAATGGATTTGGCTCATTACTAGAATTCTTTAGCAATGATACTTACCGCATAGGCGGCAACGGTAGACCGGCTGGACTGTTCGGATATGAAGAAGCTTTAAAAAGAGGACAATCGGAAGATTGCAGATAACAGTAGAAAAACTCATCTGCCAATATTGAACTGGCCACTTCATTGCCTTGGTATTGTTTGCCCGTTAAAGTCTCATAAAGCGCCATGGCCACTATGGATGAGACATTGCGCACCTTCATTTGCAAGGAATCGGCGTCGAAGTATTTTTTATCGTTTATATCAGCCAATATTGTATAATCTTCGCTCGTATTGCCATATATAAAGGCCACATTATCCAAATCATCATATACGGAGTGATAGTATTTATTGCCTGGCACAGCGTTCAAGATTAAAGCCGGAAACTTGGTTTCGCGACGCAAAAAGGATTGCGCTGATGTGGGTGGTATTTGATAGCCCACGTTTGATTCGATGTTAACATTAAAGCCATATCGCGGTGACTTGGCGTATTGGTTGAGCTTTTGCAACAATTGCTGAGCCAGCGGCGTTGCGGTAAGTGTGTGAAGTTTAATATTTCTGATGTCGTCTAATGTGCCAATATCCAGCATAAActcaatattttcaaatgaaatagGAGTACTATGTGTGGAGCGGGTAGGAAAAGCCAGATGTTCAATGTCGTAGACAAATCGCTGAGACCCAATGTAGTCATAAGACTCGCCATTGAATGCCACAAACAGCACATTGCGTTTCGGATCGGGCAGCGTGCTCTGCGTAGGCAACAGTAGGCGCAACATATGAGCCACATGGGTTAGAGTAGCCAGGCTCAGGAGCGAATCCATTGCGCCCAATCCTAAAAGTGCGACTGTGTAAGtaatcatcaaaaattatCGCTAACTGCACTTACCCAGACCATCGAACATGCTTGTAGTGTCTAAACGGCAAGACACAATAATAAACTTCTCGTTAGCATTGACTCTGCGTGCAGCATTAGCTTCTAAGTTTTCAGGTGAATTTCGCGGATACAATGTTGCATAAACATTGCGACCTTCCAAGGGATCACAATATTTGCTGCCGCCGAGATTGTTTATAAAATTAGTGCGACGCATGCACACTTCAGAATTAACAGCTGCTGACATAAACGACTTTACTTCCACAGCACAAAGACTACGCAAGGCATGGGACGCATAATCAAAGTTGTTGAATTTTTCAAAACAGCTTTCCAGTTTGTCAATCTCTTCAGCATCAGCTATATAGTAAATGGGAAATGGAAAGTCCTCATGCAGTAGACCAGTGCCCCAAGGATTCCAGGTGTTGCCCACATTGGTAACATCGCAAGTGACGGTCTCGGTTCTGTTGTCCAATTTTAGACCGCTGTACTGATTGGGACAGTTAAGTTCGTGCGAAAATTGATTCATTTTTTTGGGCCTGTTGATTAGCAGCACAACGGATATTATCCTCGGTCCGGCTTCTTTGAGACGTAGCAGGTTGGTCCTTGTAAACAAATGTGGTGGAATCAGGGGAGCGTATGGAGGCGACGGAGGACTACTAAGCAAGAATTCCAAGTCTGCTTCTACATTTATCAAGTGCAGCACCCCAACTGAACCAGAGTATGTTGCTGTTATggaatacaatttaaaattattattctcTTCCTCCGGTCCCTCCGGCAATGAGCTACTTACATGAGCATCCTGTCTGATGAGTGCCGTTTAAGCGCCGAAAGCAGCTTGCGCCTATAATGGgttgatatattttatcacGCGTGCGTTCGCTAATAACTACGGAGAATAACAAAAGGGGCTTAAGTGAGTCAGCAGCAAgattatgtttatttgtaCGCTCATCGCTTACATATCTAATGAGCAACTTTTTCTAGCTATGCTTAGAATGCTTACCAATTGCGCTACTttgaagcaacaacagcagccataTCGCAGCTGATTTTACCTCCTGTGCCATTTACTTGTTCTTTGCAGCTTATGCGCCAATGCTCCggctttattattattattaatatataaaacacaaGAAActgcacatatgtatttataagtatttatacGTGTTATTAAGGAACTAGTTACTTATCACAACTATTTAAGTCCCGCAAGTCACAGTTCTCCAGCAATGCTAATGATATTCCCCAAActcatttttgtttaacattcTTAATATAGTCGATATATATTAGAGGGATTCATAAAACTGGGTCAGTGGATTTAAATAGCAACCACCTAATTAGCTTCGAAAAAATATTCGAGTCTAGTAGTATTAACgttaaaaagttaaatattcaaataataaaacaaatttcagtATTTCAGTTTTCCAATAGTTAAACCTCGAAGTAACTCCAAAGGGCTAGACAGGCGGTAATTAGGAACATAATGTTAACGCAAAAAGAATTTACAGTGCCTATCGATACAAATGTATCGATAGGCGAATTCGTGTAATAATCTTAGAATTGTTTCACGATACAGCACGTGCGCTGCACTGGTATTTTTTGGTGTATTTTtgtaaaaacacattttttatattgtgccGCGTTTATTGCTTCACAATAAACATAATGAAACGATTAACAGATGAACGCACTAAGATCCTCTTTGAAAAACTTGCCAAATAGTAAGTAATATAAtgcttaattaatataatacttAAAATTTACCACTCAATTTCAGTATCGGCCCAAACGTACAACAACTAATTGATCGTCCAGATGGCACATATTGCTTCCGCGAGCACCGAGATCGCGTTTATTATGTCTCTGAGCGTATATTAAAACTCAGCGAGTGCTTCGGttacaaacaaattgtatGTGTAGGCACATGCTTTggaaaattttccaaaaccAACAAACTGAAGTTCCATATAACGGCGCTTTATTATTTGGCACCATATGCACAGTACAAGGTTTGGGTCAAGCCTTCCTTCGAGCAGCAGTTCCTTTATGGCAATCACATACCTAAATCAGGCTTGGGCAGAATAACAGAAAACGCTGGACAGTACCAAGGTGTTGTTGTGTACTCCATGAAAGACTTAGCACTGGGCTTTGGCATTCTTGCACGCTCCACTACGGAATGTAAAACCGCAGATCCGCTGACTACTGTTTGCTTTCACCAATCTGATATTGGAGAATACATACGCGCGGAAGATTCgctattttagttttaatgaaaatcgcattttaattgttatgaTCTTAAATTCTATAAGTTTTACCAGTTTTGTAGCTTTAGCCATATTTAgttgattttgaaataattaagttaaatattttcactAATCAAAATTGGTTAACTTTACACATGGTACGTATAATAACGCTAGAAATTAGGAAATGTtccatatattttcaattcaacCGGTTTTATCTCTTCTATAGAGATCAGTTTACATTTAAGATTAGTAATGATggttaaaaatgtaaaattccTTGCTTAAACCGGTTTACCacattgtttaaatatttagcatATCCTAATCTAGTGGCAAGAACATGTCCAATGCCAAATTGtgttaaaattaacaaaataaaacacattGGTATTTTGAACGAAAGAACTTAAGTGCATTTTTATACTCCGACCACATAAAgcattttaattcgttttttctCATTTAGATTGAATTATTAGTGTGGCTGTTTAGAAGAGGCTGCAGCAAGTAGGCTATAGCCACTGCGATCTTAGTTTTCGAAGGTTTGAATTGATGCATTTTGTCGAGGACTTAAGgaattgaaattttgaaatatgtatGATTCATAGCCGGATTAAAgtttatgtaaaataaataaaaccttAAACCGTTATCTTATTGCTTGATGCACATTTTATGATTCCGTAATCCATTCATTTCTAATAGTGCCCTAAGTTCGTATCGAGTATGGCATAAGGTTGTCTAAAATAAAGGGTTTCTCTATACATCAACAAATTTTCATACATTtgtaaaaatatgtacatagacTATTTTCAATAGGggtttttaaagaaaaattatcAAGAAAGTtgtcctattttttttttttttggagtgTTTTCAAAAGCACCTCATATCACTCGAACATGGCTTTACCAATTCAGTTAATGTATGTATTGAATGttttaagttatttttaaatagttataaCTGTAAACTAGGCAAATAATCTCATTATTGATGAAACAGGCCTGACGACGAGATGAGTCGACTTTGATAGATCCGTCGATCCGTGTGTATCAACGCGTCGATCGCGGGAACCACAGAAACTGGAGACTATAAAATcttagtatgtatatatatatgtattatctCGTAGCATTTGTTAAATATCGATGAAACGACTTGACTTTTTAAGCATTACTCAAATTTACTTGTGTTTTAAGTGCTATTTATTGACGACTTGACAATTTGTTGagcaaaatttttaaaataaatttaaagtacagttaacaattaaataatttgtatttatttaccgcAATCAACGAATAATGATTAAGTCAACTTAAACACACCTGTTGTGGCGTTAGATATAAACCTGGCCGTGCACAGGAAACTGATGGCAACCAAAAAAGCTTCCGAACAAagctttttgtttaaaaacaaTGTCAAGTGTGAGCTTTTTGGTTTAGCGAAATGCCAAAGAGTAATTTAGCATTGGAAGAATATTGCTACCATCTTGTATCcgtaaataaaaagcaagcaaatacaaattcaatgAATCATAAAATATGATTGTGTAATTTTATTactttgtaaaataaaatatattttttagattCCGTTTCATAAAATCATGCATTCTTTTCTTATTGGAAATTGACGCAAAGGTTTTGACAGCCCGGCTAGCTCAGTCGGTAGAGCATGAGACTCTTAATCTCAGGGTCGTGGGTTCGAGCCCCACGTTGGGcgaaacattttttgctgttcTTTTTCCTTTAAGGAAGTTTTAAAATTCTGGAGCGATAAAATATCTCTGATGATTAGTCCtatactcgcacacacaaatcaagaaaaaaaaaacgacactTTATAGAAGCTTGgattatttaaaatacttttcCGATTCGATGCATGTGTCAACGCAAGATATGTTCTATGTTGcttgtattttaaaattgatatCGGTAAGCGAACGTGACCGGTTTAATAATATTCTCTAGATTGTAGAATAAAACAggatttttttagttttaattttatttaataaaattaaacagcTACGGAAAAATATTGCTTAATGGGCAAGACTTAATTATAAagtacaaaatgtttttggatGCAACTATGGTATTTTGAAAGCAAAGTCGAGATTCACATGTCCTTTAGATTTGAACTGTGAACTACATATTAAAAGTTTTCCACGTGCATACATGTTAATGTTGTCATAGTTAATTGAGAAATTTGTACCTACAATTAcagaatatattttgaatttattccgtgcttttatttatttgatttatgttgGACATACAGACAACTTATATGTtttgctattattttttttatataagtgCTAAGTTTTCTacatattaaattgaataaaattttatttcagGCAACATTTATTCATTAATGTTTTAAATAAGTACTGCCTATTGTTAGGGGATTTATAAAAAAccattaatataatataatataatataatatgtatacgATGTATAACGCGACTTGTGTGAGAAGCGAATAAATTTGACGGTGGTACTTATGAAACTTATAGAATATAACAACATTTAGGCTAATGACTACAAAAATGTGGCGTTTCACCATTTGTATAGCTAATTTAATAGCTTACTGAATTTAGAGAGCACTATTGGAGCATTTAAAGTTTCGAACTATGGTTGTTGATTTATTGAGGCACATTCGATGGATCACCTAAAGACATTACCGTAAATATTAGATTGGGATTGGTT from Drosophila virilis strain 15010-1051.87 chromosome 2, Dvir_AGI_RSII-ME, whole genome shotgun sequence carries:
- the Nct gene encoding nicastrin isoform X2; translation: MAQEVKSAAIWLLLLLQSSAIVISERTRDKIYQPIIGASCFRRLNGTHQTGCSSTYSGSVGVLHLINVEADLEFLLSSPPSPPYAPLIPPHLFTRTNLLRLKEAGPRIISVVLLINRPKKMNQFSHELNCPNQYSGLKLDNRTETVTCDVTNVGNTWNPWGTGLLHEDFPFPIYYIADAEEIDKLESCFEKFNNFDYASHALRSLCAVEVKSFMSAAVNSEVCMRRTNFINNLGGSKYCDPLEGRNVYATLYPRNSPENLEANAARRVNANEKFIIVSCRLDTTSMFDGLGLGAMDSLLSLATLTHVAHMLRLLLPTQSTLPDPKRNVLFVAFNGESYDYIGSQRFVYDIEHLAFPTRSTHSTPISFENIEFMLDIGTLDDIRNIKLHTLTATPLAQQLLQKLNQYAKSPRYGFNVNIESNVGYQIPPTSAQSFLRRETKFPALILNAVPGNKYYHSVYDDLDNVAFIYGNTSEDYTILADINDKKYFDADSLQMKVRNVSSIVAMALYETLTGKQYQGNEVASSILADEFFYCYLQSSDCPLFKASSYPNSPAGLPLPPMRYISVLGGSQESSGWTYRLLGFLLSHPEPNVPKENCSQLPLFYFAGLNGTGECRRTTQNFTSALSPAFLIEDYDWRSGQYSTWTESTWSQFSARIFLRPSNVHEITTLSIGIVVFIISFCLIYIISSRWEVLFEDVPASNAALFN
- the LOC6629273 gene encoding histone deacetylase 11 isoform X1, which codes for MQCEDTKRRDKLPIVYSKNYSVRFAGLEKLHPFDAAKGKHIQRLLCAELSLECGDFYDPLEITKTELLRVHTSKYLKSLKWSANVACIAEVPVLMFLPNFTVQSGYLRPMRYQTAGSILAGKLALEYGWAINLGGGFHHCCSYKGGGFCPYADITLLLVRLFELESSRVQNAMIVDLDAHQGNGHERDFKNIEAVYILDMYNAFVYPKDHEAKLSIRCGVELKHLTEDAYYLRQLSRCLMQALAEFKPDVVIYNAGTDILKGDPLGNLAISADGVIERDRLVFSTFRALGIPIVMLLSGGYMNSSKHVIADSIVNLQRKGWLSLHS
- the LOC6629270 gene encoding 60S ribosome subunit biogenesis protein NIP7 homolog, translating into MKRLTDERTKILFEKLAKYIGPNVQQLIDRPDGTYCFREHRDRVYYVSERILKLSECFGYKQIVCVGTCFGKFSKTNKLKFHITALYYLAPYAQYKVWVKPSFEQQFLYGNHIPKSGLGRITENAGQYQGVVVYSMKDLALGFGILARSTTECKTADPLTTVCFHQSDIGEYIRAEDSLF
- the Nct gene encoding nicastrin isoform X1; its protein translation is MAQEVKSAAIWLLLLLQSSAIVISERTRDKIYQPIIGASCFRRLNGTHQTGCSSTYSGSVGVLHLINVEADLEFLLSSPPSPPYAPLIPPHLFTRTNLLRLKEAGPRIISVVLLINRPKKMNQFSHELNCPNQYSGLKLDNRTETVTCDVTNVGNTWNPWGTGLLHEDFPFPIYYIADAEEIDKLESCFEKFNNFDYASHALRSLCAVEVKSFMSAAVNSEVCMRRTNFINNLGGSKYCDPLEGRNVYATLYPRNSPENLEANAARRVNANEKFIIVSCRLDTTSMFDGLGLGAMDSLLSLATLTHVAHMLRLLLPTQSTLPDPKRNVLFVAFNGESYDYIGSQRFVYDIEHLAFPTRSTHSTPISFENIEFMLDIGTLDDIRNIKLHTLTATPLAQQLLQKLNQYAKSPRYGFNVNIESNVGYQIPPTSAQSFLRRETKFPALILNAVPGNKYYHSVYDDLDNVAFIYGNTSEDYTILADINDKKYFDADSLQMKVRNVSSIVAMALYETLTGKQYQGNEVASSILADEFFYCYLQSSDCPLFKASSYPNSPAGLPLPPMRYISVLGGSQESSGWTYRLLGFLLSHPEPNVPKENCSQLPLFYFAGLNGTGECRRTTQNFTSALSPAFLIEDYDWRSGQYSTWTESTWSQFSARIFLRPSNVHEITTLSIGIVVFIISFCLIYIISSRWEVLFEDVPASNAALPPPTAC